A portion of the Streptomyces sp. NBC_01335 genome contains these proteins:
- a CDS encoding ABC transporter permease: protein MTTSTDALGPGSSPRSLAWTRRRRAAARFWAQYRTHRAGVVGLAVLVVIAVLALAAPLLVGADSKSVTEAPGGPMESPSAAFPLGTDQFGRSLLALLLWGARVSLTVGLLAAFLSVAIGTLVGVTAGHFKGWYGTVAMRVTDWFLVMPTLVLAIALATVLSRSLWTTILAIGVTTWPTTARLVRAQTLSVESRPYIERSRALGGGHGHIMSRHVLPNVMPMVLAQTTLAISTAILTEATLAFLGLGDPTVVSWGGLLQDAREAGAVSSGNWWYLAPPGLAIAVVALAFTLCGRTIESVLNPKLGVAR from the coding sequence ATGACGACCTCGACGGACGCGCTGGGCCCGGGCAGCAGCCCGCGCTCACTGGCGTGGACCCGCAGGCGGCGGGCCGCAGCCCGCTTCTGGGCGCAGTACCGGACGCACCGGGCCGGGGTGGTGGGGCTCGCCGTGCTGGTGGTCATCGCCGTGCTGGCGCTGGCCGCCCCGCTGCTGGTGGGGGCCGACTCGAAGAGCGTCACCGAAGCCCCCGGCGGCCCCATGGAGTCGCCGAGCGCCGCGTTCCCCCTCGGTACGGACCAGTTCGGCCGGAGCCTGCTGGCGCTGCTGCTCTGGGGCGCCCGGGTCTCGCTCACCGTGGGGCTGCTCGCCGCCTTCCTCTCGGTGGCCATCGGCACCCTGGTGGGCGTCACCGCCGGCCACTTCAAGGGCTGGTACGGAACGGTGGCCATGCGGGTCACCGACTGGTTCCTGGTGATGCCGACCCTGGTGCTCGCCATCGCCCTGGCCACCGTGCTGTCACGGTCGCTCTGGACCACCATCCTCGCGATCGGCGTGACGACCTGGCCGACCACCGCCCGGCTGGTGCGGGCCCAGACGCTCTCGGTGGAGTCCCGCCCGTACATCGAGCGCTCCCGGGCGCTCGGCGGCGGGCACGGCCACATCATGAGCCGTCATGTGCTGCCCAACGTCATGCCGATGGTCCTCGCCCAGACCACGCTGGCGATCTCTACCGCGATCCTCACCGAGGCGACCCTCGCCTTCCTCGGGCTCGGCGACCCCACGGTCGTCTCCTGGGGCGGGCTGCTCCAGGACGCCCGGGAGGCCGGGGCCGTGAGCTCGGGCAACTGGTGGTACCTCGCCCCGCCCGGACTCGCCATCGCGGTCGTCGCACTCGCCTTCACCCTCTGCGGCCGGACCATCGAGTCCGTGCTCAACCCCAAGCTGGGGGTGGCCCGTTGA
- a CDS encoding ABC transporter ATP-binding protein, translating to MTTTPLTTTPLLSAEALEVTFPGRRGAAPARAVDGVALDIRPGEIVALVGESGCGKTTLARSLLGLVPPTAGRITFEGRPLDPSARAMKAYRKRAQLVLQDPSGSLNPRHTVYDAVAEGLRIHGHRGDETAAVAGALSRAGLRPPERFFLRYPHELSGGQRQRVVIAGALVLEPELLVADEPVASLDASVRGEILALLLRLRDELGLSALIVTHDLGLAWNIADRVAVMYLGRIVETGAVEQILTAPRHPYTKALLSVLPEAPGEPVVLSGEAPDPSNVPGGCRFHVRCQVFASGEAERAGVADACRTQDLPVLDGSGAGQVACHWARATAGEEAAPAPA from the coding sequence ATGACGACCACCCCCCTGACGACCACTCCCCTGCTGAGCGCCGAGGCGCTGGAGGTCACCTTCCCCGGCCGCCGGGGGGCCGCGCCCGCGCGGGCCGTGGACGGGGTGGCGCTCGACATCCGGCCCGGCGAGATCGTGGCCCTGGTCGGCGAGTCGGGGTGCGGCAAGACCACGCTCGCCCGTTCCCTGCTGGGCCTGGTGCCGCCTACCGCGGGCCGGATCACCTTCGAGGGCCGGCCGCTGGACCCCTCGGCGCGGGCGATGAAGGCGTACCGCAAGCGCGCCCAGCTGGTGCTCCAGGACCCCAGCGGCTCCCTCAACCCCCGCCACACGGTGTACGACGCGGTGGCGGAGGGGCTGCGCATCCACGGGCACCGGGGCGACGAGACCGCGGCGGTGGCCGGGGCGCTCTCCCGGGCCGGGCTGCGGCCCCCGGAGCGGTTCTTCCTGCGCTACCCGCACGAGCTGTCGGGCGGTCAGCGCCAGCGCGTCGTCATCGCCGGGGCGCTGGTGCTGGAGCCCGAACTCCTCGTCGCCGACGAGCCGGTGGCCTCGCTGGACGCCTCGGTGCGCGGGGAGATCCTGGCGCTGCTGCTGCGGCTGAGGGACGAACTCGGGCTCTCCGCGCTGATCGTGACCCACGACCTCGGGCTCGCCTGGAACATCGCGGACCGGGTGGCGGTGATGTACCTGGGGCGGATCGTGGAGACCGGGGCCGTCGAGCAGATCCTGACGGCTCCCCGGCATCCGTACACCAAGGCGCTGCTGTCGGTGCTGCCGGAGGCGCCGGGCGAGCCGGTGGTGCTGTCCGGCGAGGCTCCGGACCCCTCGAACGTGCCGGGCGGATGCCGCTTCCACGTCCGCTGCCAGGTCTTCGCCTCGGGCGAGGCCGAGCGGGCGGGAGTGGCGGACGCCTGCCGTACGCAGGACCTGCCGGTGCTCGACGGCAGCGGCGCCGGGCAGGTCGCCTGCCACTGGGCCCGCGCGACCGCCGGGGAGGAAGCGGCCCCCGCGCCGGCGTAG
- a CDS encoding bifunctional riboflavin kinase/FAD synthetase, which produces MQCWRGLEDIPEDWGRSVVTIGSYDGVHRGHQLIIGRAVERARELGVPSVVVTFDPHPSEVVRPGSHPPLLAPHLRRAELMAELGVDALLILPFTLEFSKLAPADFIVKVLVDRLHARTVIEGPNFRFGHKAAGNVELLAELGSTYDYTVEVVDLFVSGEVGGGLPFSSTLARRLIAEGDVSGAAEILGRPHRVEGIVVRGAQRGRDLGFPTANVETVPHSAIPADGVYAGWLDVAGECMPAAISVGTNPQFDGVERTVEAYAIGRIGLDLYGMHAAVDFLAYVRGMLKFDSIDDLLVAMAADVERCTELIDAYEAGRGA; this is translated from the coding sequence GTGCAGTGCTGGCGCGGCTTGGAGGACATCCCAGAGGACTGGGGACGCAGCGTCGTCACCATCGGGTCCTACGACGGGGTGCACCGAGGGCACCAGCTGATCATCGGCCGGGCCGTGGAACGCGCCCGTGAGCTGGGTGTTCCGTCCGTCGTGGTGACCTTCGACCCGCACCCCAGCGAGGTCGTCCGCCCCGGCAGCCACCCGCCGCTGCTCGCCCCGCACCTGCGCCGCGCGGAGCTGATGGCGGAGCTGGGCGTCGACGCGCTGCTCATCCTGCCGTTCACCCTCGAGTTCTCGAAGCTGGCGCCGGCCGACTTCATCGTGAAGGTGCTGGTCGACCGGCTGCACGCGCGCACCGTCATCGAGGGCCCGAACTTCCGCTTCGGCCACAAGGCGGCGGGCAACGTCGAGCTCCTCGCCGAACTGGGTTCCACCTACGACTACACCGTCGAGGTCGTCGACCTGTTCGTCAGCGGAGAGGTGGGCGGGGGACTGCCGTTCTCGTCCACGCTCGCCCGCCGGCTGATCGCGGAGGGCGACGTCTCCGGCGCCGCCGAGATCCTGGGCCGTCCGCACCGGGTCGAGGGCATCGTGGTGCGGGGCGCGCAGCGCGGCCGGGATCTCGGCTTCCCCACCGCCAACGTCGAGACGGTCCCGCACAGCGCGATCCCCGCCGACGGCGTCTACGCGGGCTGGCTCGACGTGGCCGGCGAGTGCATGCCCGCCGCGATCTCGGTCGGCACCAACCCGCAGTTCGACGGCGTCGAGCGGACCGTGGAGGCGTACGCCATCGGCCGGATCGGCCTGGACCTGTACGGCATGCACGCGGCGGTCGACTTCCTCGCCTACGTGCGCGGGATGCTGAAGTTCGACTCCATCGACGACCTGCTGGTGGCGATGGCCGCCGACGTCGAGCGGTGCACCGAGCTGATCGACGCGTACGAGGCCGGGCGCGGCGCCTGA
- a CDS encoding DUF397 domain-containing protein, with the protein MGTQQEKDELYALDITDAVWLSAPGTENDEERVEIAHLPEGAVAMRSSLDPETVLRYTEAEWRAFVLGARDGEFDLK; encoded by the coding sequence ATGGGCACCCAGCAGGAGAAGGACGAGCTCTACGCGCTCGACATCACGGACGCCGTGTGGCTGAGCGCCCCCGGCACCGAGAACGACGAGGAGCGGGTCGAGATCGCGCACCTGCCGGAGGGCGCGGTCGCGATGCGTTCCTCGCTGGACCCGGAGACGGTGCTGCGCTACACCGAGGCGGAGTGGCGGGCCTTCGTACTCGGCGCCCGTGACGGGGAGTTCGACCTCAAGTAG
- a CDS encoding ABC transporter substrate-binding protein, which yields MVTRSPVRSARPGHRLRLLTASGAAALALAAGSLVPGAPAPLAASPAHADSGKTTLTVAVAQSVDSLSPFLAQRLLSTSVLRLMYDYLTNYDPKDSHAVPGLATKWEPSADKLTWTYTIRSDAKWSDGEKVTAEDAAWTFNTMMKDEGAATANGSFVTNFDKVTAPSPDKLVVTLKKPQATMAALDVPIVPEHVWKDVTDFSKFNNDTKFPIVGDGPFILTDYKVDSYVKLKANKTFWRGSPKFDEIVFRYYKDQDAAVAALRKGEVSFVAGSPSLTPAQAASLKTAPDIKVNEGPGRRFYALATNPGARTKDGQKFGDGNPALLDQKVRQALFLAVDRKTIIDKVFQGHAVEGAGYIPPRFSAYQWQPAAGQQLSYDPARAASLLDQAGYKKNAEGKRVGKDGKPLDLRILCHATDPNDKAVGKYLQEWWGDLGIGLKVDCLDNVSDPWYAGEYDLAFDGWSVNPDPDFVLSIHTCGALPAKAKESAATDNFICDPQFDDLYAKQLAEYDPAARATLVKDMESRLYDTGYMNVMAYPNAVEAYRTDQIASITTMPSDAGNIYGQDGYWSWWSAVPAASASGSSDSGSSTGVLVGVGIAVVVLAGGGLLFALRRRSTAEDRE from the coding sequence ATGGTCACAAGAAGTCCCGTCCGTTCCGCCCGGCCAGGCCATCGTCTGCGCCTCCTCACGGCCTCGGGTGCCGCCGCGCTGGCGCTCGCCGCCGGATCGCTCGTACCGGGCGCCCCCGCTCCGCTCGCCGCCTCACCCGCCCACGCCGACTCCGGGAAGACGACCCTCACGGTCGCGGTCGCCCAGAGCGTGGACTCGCTGAGCCCGTTCCTGGCGCAGCGGTTGCTGAGCACCAGCGTCCTGCGGCTCATGTACGACTACCTGACGAACTATGACCCCAAGGACAGTCACGCCGTCCCGGGTCTCGCCACGAAGTGGGAACCGTCCGCGGACAAGCTGACGTGGACGTACACCATACGGTCCGACGCGAAGTGGTCGGACGGGGAGAAGGTCACCGCCGAGGACGCGGCGTGGACCTTCAACACGATGATGAAGGACGAGGGGGCGGCCACCGCCAACGGCTCCTTCGTCACCAACTTCGACAAGGTGACCGCGCCCAGCCCGGACAAGCTCGTCGTGACCCTGAAGAAGCCGCAGGCGACGATGGCCGCGCTCGACGTGCCGATCGTCCCGGAGCACGTCTGGAAGGACGTCACGGACTTCTCGAAGTTCAACAACGACACGAAGTTCCCCATCGTCGGTGACGGACCGTTCATCCTGACCGACTACAAGGTCGACAGCTACGTCAAGCTCAAGGCCAACAAGACCTTCTGGCGCGGCTCGCCCAAGTTCGACGAGATCGTGTTCCGGTACTACAAGGACCAGGACGCGGCCGTCGCCGCCCTGCGCAAGGGCGAGGTCTCCTTCGTCGCGGGCAGCCCGAGCCTGACGCCCGCTCAGGCGGCCTCGCTCAAGACCGCCCCGGACATCAAGGTGAACGAGGGCCCCGGCCGCCGCTTCTACGCGCTGGCCACCAACCCGGGCGCGCGCACCAAGGACGGCCAGAAGTTCGGCGACGGCAACCCGGCGCTGCTCGACCAGAAGGTCCGCCAGGCACTCTTCCTCGCCGTCGACCGGAAGACCATCATCGACAAGGTCTTCCAGGGCCACGCGGTGGAGGGCGCGGGGTACATCCCGCCGCGCTTCTCCGCGTACCAGTGGCAGCCCGCGGCCGGGCAGCAGCTGAGCTACGACCCCGCCCGCGCCGCCTCCCTGCTCGACCAGGCCGGGTACAAGAAGAACGCCGAGGGCAAGCGGGTGGGCAAGGACGGCAAGCCGCTGGACCTGCGCATCCTCTGCCACGCCACCGACCCGAACGACAAGGCCGTCGGCAAGTACCTCCAGGAGTGGTGGGGCGATCTCGGCATCGGGCTGAAGGTCGACTGCCTCGACAACGTCTCGGACCCCTGGTACGCCGGTGAGTACGACCTCGCCTTCGACGGCTGGTCGGTCAACCCGGACCCGGACTTCGTCCTCTCCATCCACACCTGCGGCGCCCTGCCCGCCAAGGCCAAGGAATCGGCCGCCACGGACAACTTCATCTGCGACCCGCAGTTCGACGACCTCTACGCCAAGCAGCTGGCCGAGTACGACCCCGCCGCCCGCGCGACGCTCGTCAAGGACATGGAGTCGCGGCTGTACGACACCGGGTACATGAACGTCATGGCGTACCCGAACGCCGTGGAGGCGTACCGCACCGACCAGATCGCCTCCATCACCACCATGCCCTCGGACGCCGGCAACATCTACGGCCAGGACGGCTACTGGAGCTGGTGGTCGGCGGTCCCGGCCGCCTCGGCGAGCGGTTCCTCGGACTCGGGCAGCTCCACCGGAGTGCTCGTCGGCGTCGGCATCGCCGTCGTCGTTCTGGCCGGTGGCGGACTCCTGTTCGCCCTGCGTCGCCGTTCCACCGCGGAGGACCGTGAATAA
- a CDS encoding ABC transporter permease yields the protein MSTDSTPLPGFGPAGVEGAETAGPAQAGPAVRGPRARSTTAYLRYAAGKLAGAAVSLFAVLVTSFFLFRLIPGDPVKQMTGGRQVTTEQIAAMRREFGLDLPLWRQFTQYCGNALTGDFGTSYQFRTPVVDKIAEALPATLLLTGTAFVIYTVIGIWLGSRSAWRNGSFGDRFNTAFALTLYSVPSFWLGLLLIITLSVGIGPIPGLFPTGGMESGDSSGFGYVLDVAHHLVLPVLTLVAVEYARTLLVMRSSLLDEMGSDYLTTARAKGLRDDQVRRRHAVPNAMLPTVTLLFVNLGNTVAGAILVETVFSWPGLGGLFYQALSVPDLPLVQALFFVFAAAVILMNTLADVLYPLFDPRVAR from the coding sequence ATGAGCACTGACAGCACTCCCTTGCCGGGCTTCGGCCCGGCGGGCGTGGAGGGTGCGGAAACCGCCGGTCCGGCTCAGGCCGGGCCGGCGGTCCGCGGTCCGCGCGCCCGCTCCACCACCGCCTACCTCCGCTACGCGGCGGGCAAGCTGGCCGGCGCGGCCGTCTCGCTCTTCGCCGTCCTCGTCACCAGCTTCTTCCTCTTCCGGCTGATCCCCGGCGACCCGGTCAAGCAGATGACCGGCGGGCGCCAGGTGACCACCGAGCAGATCGCCGCGATGCGGCGGGAGTTCGGGCTCGACCTGCCGCTCTGGCGGCAGTTCACGCAGTACTGCGGCAACGCCCTGACCGGCGACTTCGGCACCTCGTACCAGTTCCGCACCCCGGTCGTCGACAAGATCGCCGAGGCGCTGCCCGCGACGCTGCTGCTCACCGGGACCGCGTTCGTGATCTACACCGTGATCGGCATCTGGCTGGGCTCCCGCTCCGCGTGGCGCAACGGCTCCTTCGGGGACCGCTTCAACACCGCGTTCGCGCTCACCCTCTACTCCGTGCCGTCGTTCTGGCTCGGGCTGCTGCTGATCATCACGCTCTCGGTCGGCATCGGCCCGATCCCCGGGCTCTTCCCCACCGGCGGCATGGAGTCCGGCGACTCGTCCGGCTTCGGTTACGTCCTCGACGTCGCCCATCACCTGGTGCTGCCGGTCCTCACGCTGGTGGCGGTGGAGTACGCCCGCACCCTGCTGGTGATGCGCTCCTCGCTGCTCGACGAGATGGGCAGCGACTATCTGACGACGGCCCGCGCGAAGGGGCTCCGGGACGACCAGGTCCGCCGCCGGCACGCGGTGCCGAACGCGATGCTGCCGACGGTGACGCTGCTCTTCGTCAACCTCGGCAACACGGTCGCCGGCGCCATCCTGGTGGAGACCGTGTTCTCCTGGCCGGGCCTCGGCGGTCTCTTCTACCAGGCACTGAGCGTGCCCGATCTGCCGTTGGTGCAGGCGCTGTTCTTCGTCTTCGCCGCCGCGGTGATCCTGATGAACACGCTCGCCGACGTGCTCTATCCGCTCTTCGATCCCCGGGTGGCCCGATGA
- a CDS encoding SCO5717 family growth-regulating ATPase, with the protein MNSDRDEMREGWNTPGDESSDADPAELTGEFTIDYTPPAWYTQNAAGDTSGGSGSTGSGTPPTPPPPHGSPLSVPGLPPQGGFEHAWTTAPPAPPVQPTPPVQPAPPVQPVPPAPVGSAPSAGITPQPFGGGDVESGTTMRFSAAALKREFAARDAEAAAAAAAAAGTGTGAEGPGADAGAGGSTSGTEGAPAFTAPTPPALPPALPPALPPAPEASETHEVPDDASGRDDASGADGTPADTTGPDATGTDTTGTDTADSSDADADPTAGPTGSPADESRADAAPAVAALTGSAPSGSAPSDSAPSDSTPTDARVPDASAAPAASASADESATPWSPALPATQPPNALPPLPPAFHPAGPQPNAPEPAPQWPPSADRPAAGYGFPQAPQPPQVPQPPQLPAPQPPQPNTPYGQGGYGFPQAPGPYQPYAPQSGQLPPQVPQQGGYGFPQPPQVPQPPLAPRPPAPLPPQAPDAQAGYGYPPGPPQPQHPYAPQGFVPQQGQAPQQGQAPQQAQVPQQGQPQQQPPQQPVDPRAGGAWPTPVTHDQRERSVPGAPLGYTAAVELSSDRLVRGKQKAKSSRNPSPVNRFKLGGKKEEADRLRKLELIRTPVLSCYRIAVISLKGGVGKTTTTTALGSTLATERQDKILAIDANPDAGTLGRRVRRETGATIRDLVQAIPYLNSYMDIRRFTSQAPSGLEIIANDVDPAVSTTFNDEDYRRAIEVLGKQYPIILTDSGTGLLYSAMRGVLDLADQLIIISTPSVDGASSASTTLDWLSAHGYADLVQRSLTVISGVRETGKMIKVDDIVQHFQTRCRGVVVVPFDEHLAAGAEVDLDMMRPKTREAYFHLSALVAEDFARAQQQQGLWTADGQNPPPQYAPPMPGHQQYAPQPHPQQPYPQQPYGGQQPPPSPYGGQQPYGGQQPPQQPYPPQSYPPQPDNGWRQGPPQPPQPYGGPPPQEGQAGQAGQPERPGPPGPDGPWPAPGWQQPPPAPPRQ; encoded by the coding sequence GTGAACAGCGATCGGGACGAGATGCGCGAGGGATGGAACACGCCCGGCGACGAGTCGTCCGACGCGGATCCCGCCGAGCTGACGGGTGAGTTCACCATCGACTACACCCCGCCCGCCTGGTACACGCAGAACGCGGCGGGCGACACCTCGGGCGGCTCCGGCTCCACGGGCTCCGGCACCCCTCCCACTCCGCCGCCCCCGCACGGGTCTCCGCTCTCCGTACCGGGGCTGCCGCCCCAGGGCGGGTTCGAGCATGCCTGGACGACCGCCCCTCCCGCGCCTCCGGTGCAGCCGACGCCTCCGGTACAGCCCGCGCCTCCCGTGCAGCCCGTGCCGCCGGCCCCGGTCGGGTCCGCGCCGAGCGCCGGCATCACCCCGCAGCCGTTCGGGGGCGGTGACGTGGAGAGCGGTACCACGATGCGCTTCTCGGCGGCCGCTCTGAAGCGGGAGTTCGCCGCACGCGACGCCGAGGCCGCCGCCGCGGCAGCCGCCGCAGCCGGTACGGGTACGGGCGCCGAAGGGCCCGGGGCCGACGCCGGAGCCGGTGGTTCCACGAGCGGTACGGAGGGTGCGCCCGCGTTCACCGCCCCGACGCCGCCCGCGCTTCCGCCCGCACTTCCGCCCGCGCTCCCGCCCGCCCCCGAGGCGTCCGAGACCCACGAGGTCCCCGACGACGCGTCCGGGCGGGACGACGCGTCCGGCGCGGACGGGACCCCGGCGGACACCACGGGGCCGGACGCCACGGGGACGGACACCACGGGGACGGACACCGCCGACTCCTCCGACGCGGATGCCGACCCCACCGCCGGCCCCACCGGCAGCCCCGCCGACGAGAGCCGGGCGGACGCGGCCCCCGCGGTCGCGGCCCTCACCGGCTCCGCGCCCTCCGGCTCCGCGCCCTCCGACTCCGCGCCCTCCGACTCCACGCCCACGGACGCGCGCGTTCCGGACGCCTCGGCCGCGCCGGCCGCTTCGGCCTCGGCGGACGAGTCGGCCACGCCGTGGTCCCCCGCGCTTCCGGCCACCCAGCCGCCGAACGCGCTGCCCCCGCTGCCGCCCGCCTTCCACCCGGCCGGGCCTCAGCCCAACGCCCCGGAGCCGGCGCCCCAGTGGCCGCCGTCCGCCGACCGGCCGGCCGCCGGCTACGGCTTCCCGCAGGCTCCCCAGCCGCCGCAGGTCCCGCAGCCGCCGCAGCTGCCGGCTCCTCAGCCGCCGCAGCCCAACACGCCGTACGGGCAGGGCGGTTACGGCTTCCCGCAGGCGCCGGGCCCGTACCAGCCGTACGCGCCCCAGAGCGGTCAGCTGCCCCCGCAGGTGCCCCAGCAGGGCGGCTACGGGTTCCCCCAGCCGCCGCAGGTCCCGCAGCCGCCGCTCGCCCCGCGGCCGCCTGCGCCTCTCCCGCCGCAGGCGCCCGACGCGCAGGCGGGCTACGGCTACCCGCCGGGCCCCCCGCAGCCCCAGCACCCGTACGCCCCCCAGGGCTTCGTGCCCCAGCAGGGCCAGGCACCCCAGCAGGGCCAGGCACCTCAGCAGGCCCAGGTACCCCAGCAGGGCCAGCCCCAGCAGCAGCCCCCGCAGCAGCCCGTCGATCCCCGGGCCGGCGGCGCCTGGCCCACCCCGGTCACGCACGATCAGCGTGAGCGCTCGGTGCCCGGTGCCCCGCTCGGGTACACCGCCGCCGTGGAGCTCTCCTCGGACCGGCTGGTGCGGGGCAAGCAGAAGGCGAAGAGCAGCCGGAACCCCTCCCCCGTCAACCGGTTCAAGCTGGGCGGAAAGAAGGAGGAGGCCGACCGGCTGCGGAAGCTCGAACTGATCCGGACGCCGGTGCTCTCCTGCTACCGCATCGCCGTGATCAGCCTCAAGGGCGGCGTGGGCAAGACCACGACGACCACGGCGCTGGGCTCGACGCTGGCCACCGAGCGGCAGGACAAGATCCTCGCCATCGACGCCAACCCGGACGCCGGGACGCTCGGCCGGCGGGTGCGCCGGGAGACCGGGGCGACCATCCGCGACCTGGTCCAGGCGATCCCGTACCTCAACTCGTACATGGACATCCGCCGCTTCACCTCGCAGGCGCCCTCCGGGCTGGAGATCATCGCCAACGACGTGGACCCGGCGGTCTCCACGACCTTCAACGACGAGGACTACCGCCGGGCGATCGAGGTGCTGGGCAAGCAGTACCCGATCATCCTCACCGACTCGGGCACCGGTCTGCTCTACAGCGCGATGCGCGGGGTGCTCGACCTGGCGGATCAGCTGATCATCATCTCGACTCCCTCGGTGGACGGTGCGTCCAGCGCGTCCACCACGCTGGACTGGCTCTCCGCGCACGGCTACGCCGACCTGGTGCAGCGCTCCCTGACCGTCATCTCCGGGGTCCGCGAGACCGGCAAGATGATCAAGGTGGACGACATCGTCCAGCACTTCCAGACGCGCTGCCGGGGTGTCGTGGTCGTGCCGTTCGACGAGCACCTGGCGGCGGGCGCGGAGGTCGACCTGGACATGATGCGGCCGAAGACCCGCGAGGCGTACTTCCACCTCTCCGCACTGGTCGCCGAGGACTTCGCGCGGGCCCAGCAGCAGCAGGGCCTGTGGACCGCCGACGGCCAGAACCCGCCGCCGCAGTACGCGCCGCCGATGCCCGGGCACCAGCAGTACGCGCCGCAGCCCCACCCCCAACAGCCGTATCCGCAGCAGCCGTACGGGGGACAGCAGCCGCCCCCGTCGCCGTACGGAGGGCAGCAACCGTACGGGGGACAGCAGCCTCCGCAGCAGCCGTACCCGCCGCAGTCCTACCCGCCGCAGCCGGACAACGGCTGGCGGCAGGGGCCGCCGCAGCCCCCGCAGCCGTACGGCGGACCGCCCCCGCAGGAGGGGCAGGCTGGCCAGGCAGGACAGCCCGAGCGGCCGGGCCCGCCCGGCCCGGACGGCCCGTGGCCCGCCCCGGGATGGCAGCAGCCACCGCCCGCGCCGCCCCGCCAGTAG
- a CDS encoding ABC transporter ATP-binding protein, with amino-acid sequence MTATSPGPLLEVRDLRVTYGSGPSAVPAVRGVDLRVEAGQKLGIAGESGCGKSTLALALLRLLPASARLSGEILLDGEDVLTMKWGRLRAVRWAGASIVFQGAMHSLNAVHRVGDQIAEPILLHHRATPAAARTRAGELLEQVGLPAARAAAYPHELSGGQRQRVMIAMALACDPRLIVADEPTTALDVMIQAQILRLIEQLVADQDLGLVMISHDLAVLSDTCDRLAVMYAGRVVEEGPAQEVYRHARHPYGAALSAAFPRIGDPASRHAPRGLPGDPPDPAALPSGCAFHPRCSAALDSCAEEDQWLRDAGPGRRAACVLVGPATTPAAEPAPVEEPAAGAVVVRAAPADGAEDTGTATGTSEPGAEEARSTP; translated from the coding sequence ATGACAGCGACCTCGCCAGGGCCCCTGCTGGAGGTGCGCGACCTCCGTGTCACCTACGGCTCCGGCCCGTCGGCCGTCCCCGCCGTGCGCGGTGTGGACCTGCGCGTCGAGGCCGGGCAGAAGCTCGGCATCGCCGGGGAGTCCGGCTGCGGCAAGTCGACGCTGGCGCTCGCGCTGCTGCGGCTGCTGCCCGCGTCGGCCAGGCTGAGCGGGGAGATCCTGCTGGACGGCGAGGACGTCCTGACGATGAAGTGGGGCCGGCTGCGGGCGGTCCGCTGGGCGGGCGCGTCCATCGTCTTCCAGGGGGCCATGCACTCCCTCAACGCGGTGCACCGGGTCGGCGACCAGATCGCCGAACCGATCCTGCTGCACCACCGGGCCACCCCGGCCGCCGCCCGCACCCGCGCGGGGGAGCTGCTGGAACAGGTGGGGCTGCCGGCGGCCCGGGCCGCCGCCTACCCGCACGAGCTCTCCGGCGGCCAGCGGCAGCGGGTCATGATCGCCATGGCGCTCGCCTGCGACCCCCGGCTGATCGTCGCGGACGAACCGACCACCGCGCTCGACGTGATGATCCAGGCCCAGATCCTCCGGCTGATCGAACAGCTCGTCGCCGACCAGGACCTCGGCCTCGTCATGATCAGCCACGACCTGGCGGTCCTCTCCGACACCTGCGACCGGCTCGCCGTGATGTACGCGGGCCGGGTCGTGGAGGAGGGCCCGGCCCAGGAGGTCTACCGGCACGCCCGCCACCCGTACGGAGCGGCGCTCTCCGCCGCCTTCCCGCGCATCGGCGACCCCGCCTCGCGGCACGCCCCGCGCGGACTGCCCGGCGACCCGCCGGACCCGGCGGCGCTGCCCTCCGGCTGCGCCTTCCACCCCCGGTGCTCGGCGGCGCTGGACTCCTGCGCCGAGGAGGACCAGTGGCTGCGGGACGCCGGGCCCGGACGGCGGGCGGCCTGCGTCCTGGTGGGCCCGGCGACGACGCCCGCCGCAGAACCCGCGCCCGTCGAAGAGCCGGCCGCGGGGGCGGTGGTCGTACGAGCGGCCCCTGCGGACGGAGCCGAGGACACCGGTACGGCCACGGGCACGAGCGAGCCCGGAGCAGAGGAAGCGAGGAGCACCCCATGA